In Salmo trutta chromosome 16, fSalTru1.1, whole genome shotgun sequence, a genomic segment contains:
- the LOC115150734 gene encoding 6-phosphofructo-2-kinase/fructose-2,6-bisphosphatase 2 isoform X1 encodes MSATIQRKTGLANSAEAKKTELRINEKKCSWASYMTNSPTVIVMIGLPARGKTYMSKKLTRYLNWIGVPTKVFNLGVYRREAVKAYKSYDFFRHDNKEAMEIRKRCALVALEDVKGYLTEEGGQIAVFDATNTTRERRDLILGFGKENAFKVFFVESVCDDPEVIAANILEVKVSSPDYPERHRERVMDDFLKRIECYKVTYQPLDPDDYDKDLSFIKVENVGRRFLVNRVQDYIQSKIVYYLMNIQVHSHSLYLCRHGESNHNMEGRIGGDSELSPGGKQFAHALHRFIEEHKLSDLKVWTSQLRRTIQTAEELIVPYEQWKILNEIDAGVCEEMTYDMIQKSFPEEFVLRDQDKYHYRYPGGESYQDLVQRLEPVIMELERQGNVLVICHQAVMRCLLAYFLDKSADDLPYLKCPLHTVLKLTPVAYGCKVEMFYLNVKAVNTHRDRPLDNVPRDAAPMLLRRNSYTPLSSHDQFKRPRLYSAGNRPWLPEMPEGMLQQSQVSVKNWRPLNESLLIQLGHLPLPTCHPKPIPLYP; translated from the exons ATGTCAGCAACCATTCAGAGAAAGACTGGCTTGGCCAACTCTGCTGAAGCCAAGAAAACAGAGCTCAGAATTAATGAGAAGAAATGCT CATGGGCATCCTACATGACAAACTCTCCCACAGTGATCGTAATGATCGGCCTACCTGCCAGGGGAAAGACCTACATGTCTAAGAAACTGACACGATATCTCAACTGGATAGGGGTGCCAACCAAAG TGTTTAACTTGGGTGTCTACCGCCGAGAGGCCGTCAAAGCTTACAAGTCCTACGACTTCTTCAGGCACGACAACAAGGAAGCCATGGAAATAAGGAA ACGGTGTGCCCTGGTAGCCCTGGAGGATGTGAAGGGATATCTAACTGAAGAAGGTGGACAAATCGCT GTATTTGATGCAACAAACACaacaagggagaggagagacctcATTCTTGGTTTTGGGAAAGAGAATGCATTCAAG GTGTTCTTTGTGGAGTCAGTGTGTGACGACCCAGAAGTCATTGCTGCTAATATTCTG GAGGTGAAGGTATCCAGTCCAGACTAcccagagaggcacagagagagagtgatggatgaCTTTCTCAAACGCATAGAGTGCTATAAGGTTACATACCAACCTTTGGATCCCGATGACTATGACAA GGACCTCTCCTTCATCAAGGTGGAGAATGTGGGCCGGCGCTTCCTGGTGAACCGGGTGCAGGACTACATCCAGAGTAAGATAGTGTACTACCTCATGAACATCCAAGTGCACTCTCACTCCCTCTACCTGTGCCGGCATGGAGAGAGCAATCACAACATGGAGGGCCGTATCGGAGGGGACTCGGAGCTCTCCCCAGGAGGAAAACAG TTTGCTCATGCCTTGCACCGCTTCATTGAGGAGCACAAACTGTCTGACTTGAAGGTGTGGACTAGCCAACTGAGACGCACCATCCAGACTGCTGAGGAGCTGATTGTGCCCTATGAACAGTGGAAAATCCTCAACGAGATCGATGCT GGTGTGTGTGAGGAGATGACCTATGATATGATCCAGAAATCCTTCCCAGAGGAGTTTGTCCTGAGGGACCAGGACAAGTACCACTACCGCTACCCAGGGGGAGAG TCCTACCAGGACCTGGTGCAGCGGTTAGAGCCTGTCATCATGGAGCTAGAGAGACAGGGCAACGTGCTGGTTATCTGTCACCAGGCTGTCATGCGCTGCCTGCTGGCCTACTTCTTGGATAAGAGTGCAG ATGACTTGCCCTACCTGAAATGTCCACTGCACACAGTGCTCAAACTCACTCCTGTTGCATATG GCTGTAAAGTGGAAATGTTTTATCTTAATGTGAAGGCAGTGAACACACATCGCGACCGACCACTT GATAATGTCCCGAGGGACGCAGCTCCCATGCTGCTCCGGCGGAATAGTTATACCCCCCTGTCCAGTCACGACCAGTTCAAGCGGCCCAGGCTCTACAGTGCCGGCAACCGGCCCTGGCTCCCCGAGATGCCAGAGGGGATGCTGCAGCAAAGCCAAGTTAGTGTCAAAAATTGGCGCCCACTTAATGAATCACTCTTAATTCAACTCGGTCACCTCCCTCTTCCCACCTGCCACCCCAAGCCAATCCCTCTTTATCCTTAG
- the LOC115150734 gene encoding 6-phosphofructo-2-kinase/fructose-2,6-bisphosphatase 2 isoform X4 translates to MSATIQRKTGLANSAEAKKTELRINEKKCSWASYMTNSPTVIVMIGLPARGKTYMSKKLTRYLNWIGVPTKVFNLGVYRREAVKAYKSYDFFRHDNKEAMEIRKRCALVALEDVKGYLTEEGGQIAVFDATNTTRERRDLILGFGKENAFKVFFVESVCDDPEVIAANILEVKVSSPDYPERHRERVMDDFLKRIECYKVTYQPLDPDDYDKDLSFIKVENVGRRFLVNRVQDYIQSKIVYYLMNIQVHSHSLYLCRHGESNHNMEGRIGGDSELSPGGKQFAHALHRFIEEHKLSDLKVWTSQLRRTIQTAEELIVPYEQWKILNEIDAGVCEEMTYDMIQKSFPEEFVLRDQDKYHYRYPGGESYQDLVQRLEPVIMELERQGNVLVICHQAVMRCLLAYFLDKSADDLPYLKCPLHTVLKLTPVAYGCKVEMFYLNVKAVNTHRDRPLDNVPRDAAPMLLRRNSYTPLSSHDQFKRPRLYSAGNRPWLPEMPEGMLQQSQDSLCEGVDYDNPETSGCFHF, encoded by the exons ATGTCAGCAACCATTCAGAGAAAGACTGGCTTGGCCAACTCTGCTGAAGCCAAGAAAACAGAGCTCAGAATTAATGAGAAGAAATGCT CATGGGCATCCTACATGACAAACTCTCCCACAGTGATCGTAATGATCGGCCTACCTGCCAGGGGAAAGACCTACATGTCTAAGAAACTGACACGATATCTCAACTGGATAGGGGTGCCAACCAAAG TGTTTAACTTGGGTGTCTACCGCCGAGAGGCCGTCAAAGCTTACAAGTCCTACGACTTCTTCAGGCACGACAACAAGGAAGCCATGGAAATAAGGAA ACGGTGTGCCCTGGTAGCCCTGGAGGATGTGAAGGGATATCTAACTGAAGAAGGTGGACAAATCGCT GTATTTGATGCAACAAACACaacaagggagaggagagacctcATTCTTGGTTTTGGGAAAGAGAATGCATTCAAG GTGTTCTTTGTGGAGTCAGTGTGTGACGACCCAGAAGTCATTGCTGCTAATATTCTG GAGGTGAAGGTATCCAGTCCAGACTAcccagagaggcacagagagagagtgatggatgaCTTTCTCAAACGCATAGAGTGCTATAAGGTTACATACCAACCTTTGGATCCCGATGACTATGACAA GGACCTCTCCTTCATCAAGGTGGAGAATGTGGGCCGGCGCTTCCTGGTGAACCGGGTGCAGGACTACATCCAGAGTAAGATAGTGTACTACCTCATGAACATCCAAGTGCACTCTCACTCCCTCTACCTGTGCCGGCATGGAGAGAGCAATCACAACATGGAGGGCCGTATCGGAGGGGACTCGGAGCTCTCCCCAGGAGGAAAACAG TTTGCTCATGCCTTGCACCGCTTCATTGAGGAGCACAAACTGTCTGACTTGAAGGTGTGGACTAGCCAACTGAGACGCACCATCCAGACTGCTGAGGAGCTGATTGTGCCCTATGAACAGTGGAAAATCCTCAACGAGATCGATGCT GGTGTGTGTGAGGAGATGACCTATGATATGATCCAGAAATCCTTCCCAGAGGAGTTTGTCCTGAGGGACCAGGACAAGTACCACTACCGCTACCCAGGGGGAGAG TCCTACCAGGACCTGGTGCAGCGGTTAGAGCCTGTCATCATGGAGCTAGAGAGACAGGGCAACGTGCTGGTTATCTGTCACCAGGCTGTCATGCGCTGCCTGCTGGCCTACTTCTTGGATAAGAGTGCAG ATGACTTGCCCTACCTGAAATGTCCACTGCACACAGTGCTCAAACTCACTCCTGTTGCATATG GCTGTAAAGTGGAAATGTTTTATCTTAATGTGAAGGCAGTGAACACACATCGCGACCGACCACTT GATAATGTCCCGAGGGACGCAGCTCCCATGCTGCTCCGGCGGAATAGTTATACCCCCCTGTCCAGTCACGACCAGTTCAAGCGGCCCAGGCTCTACAGTGCCGGCAACCGGCCCTGGCTCCCCGAGATGCCAGAGGGGATGCTGCAGCAAAGCCAA GACTCCCTGTGTGAAGGAGTCGACTATGACAACCCAGAAACTAGTGGCTGTTTCCACTTCTGA
- the LOC115150734 gene encoding 6-phosphofructo-2-kinase/fructose-2,6-bisphosphatase 2 isoform X2, which produces MSATIQRKTGLANSAEAKKTELRINEKKCSWASYMTNSPTVIVMIGLPARGKTYMSKKLTRYLNWIGVPTKVFNLGVYRREAVKAYKSYDFFRHDNKEAMEIRKRCALVALEDVKGYLTEEGGQIAVFDATNTTRERRDLILGFGKENAFKVFFVESVCDDPEVIAANILEVKVSSPDYPERHRERVMDDFLKRIECYKVTYQPLDPDDYDKDLSFIKVENVGRRFLVNRVQDYIQSKIVYYLMNIQVHSHSLYLCRHGESNHNMEGRIGGDSELSPGGKQFAHALHRFIEEHKLSDLKVWTSQLRRTIQTAEELIVPYEQWKILNEIDAGVCEEMTYDMIQKSFPEEFVLRDQDKYHYRYPGGESYQDLVQRLEPVIMELERQGNVLVICHQAVMRCLLAYFLDKSADDLPYLKCPLHTVLKLTPVAYGCKVEMFYLNVKAVNTHRDRPLDNVPRDAAPMLLRRNSYTPLSSHDQFKRPRLYSAGNRPWLPEMPEGMLQQSQPRIGSCFLTPCVKESTMTTQKLVAVSTSE; this is translated from the exons ATGTCAGCAACCATTCAGAGAAAGACTGGCTTGGCCAACTCTGCTGAAGCCAAGAAAACAGAGCTCAGAATTAATGAGAAGAAATGCT CATGGGCATCCTACATGACAAACTCTCCCACAGTGATCGTAATGATCGGCCTACCTGCCAGGGGAAAGACCTACATGTCTAAGAAACTGACACGATATCTCAACTGGATAGGGGTGCCAACCAAAG TGTTTAACTTGGGTGTCTACCGCCGAGAGGCCGTCAAAGCTTACAAGTCCTACGACTTCTTCAGGCACGACAACAAGGAAGCCATGGAAATAAGGAA ACGGTGTGCCCTGGTAGCCCTGGAGGATGTGAAGGGATATCTAACTGAAGAAGGTGGACAAATCGCT GTATTTGATGCAACAAACACaacaagggagaggagagacctcATTCTTGGTTTTGGGAAAGAGAATGCATTCAAG GTGTTCTTTGTGGAGTCAGTGTGTGACGACCCAGAAGTCATTGCTGCTAATATTCTG GAGGTGAAGGTATCCAGTCCAGACTAcccagagaggcacagagagagagtgatggatgaCTTTCTCAAACGCATAGAGTGCTATAAGGTTACATACCAACCTTTGGATCCCGATGACTATGACAA GGACCTCTCCTTCATCAAGGTGGAGAATGTGGGCCGGCGCTTCCTGGTGAACCGGGTGCAGGACTACATCCAGAGTAAGATAGTGTACTACCTCATGAACATCCAAGTGCACTCTCACTCCCTCTACCTGTGCCGGCATGGAGAGAGCAATCACAACATGGAGGGCCGTATCGGAGGGGACTCGGAGCTCTCCCCAGGAGGAAAACAG TTTGCTCATGCCTTGCACCGCTTCATTGAGGAGCACAAACTGTCTGACTTGAAGGTGTGGACTAGCCAACTGAGACGCACCATCCAGACTGCTGAGGAGCTGATTGTGCCCTATGAACAGTGGAAAATCCTCAACGAGATCGATGCT GGTGTGTGTGAGGAGATGACCTATGATATGATCCAGAAATCCTTCCCAGAGGAGTTTGTCCTGAGGGACCAGGACAAGTACCACTACCGCTACCCAGGGGGAGAG TCCTACCAGGACCTGGTGCAGCGGTTAGAGCCTGTCATCATGGAGCTAGAGAGACAGGGCAACGTGCTGGTTATCTGTCACCAGGCTGTCATGCGCTGCCTGCTGGCCTACTTCTTGGATAAGAGTGCAG ATGACTTGCCCTACCTGAAATGTCCACTGCACACAGTGCTCAAACTCACTCCTGTTGCATATG GCTGTAAAGTGGAAATGTTTTATCTTAATGTGAAGGCAGTGAACACACATCGCGACCGACCACTT GATAATGTCCCGAGGGACGCAGCTCCCATGCTGCTCCGGCGGAATAGTTATACCCCCCTGTCCAGTCACGACCAGTTCAAGCGGCCCAGGCTCTACAGTGCCGGCAACCGGCCCTGGCTCCCCGAGATGCCAGAGGGGATGCTGCAGCAAAGCCAA CCTCGTATAGGAAGCTGTTTTCT GACTCCCTGTGTGAAGGAGTCGACTATGACAACCCAGAAACTAGTGGCTGTTTCCACTTCTGAGTGA
- the LOC115150734 gene encoding 6-phosphofructo-2-kinase/fructose-2,6-bisphosphatase 2 isoform X5 yields MSATIQRKTGLANSAEAKKTELRINEKKCSWASYMTNSPTVIVMIGLPARGKTYMSKKLTRYLNWIGVPTKVFNLGVYRREAVKAYKSYDFFRHDNKEAMEIRKRCALVALEDVKGYLTEEGGQIAVFDATNTTRERRDLILGFGKENAFKVFFVESVCDDPEVIAANILEVKVSSPDYPERHRERVMDDFLKRIECYKVTYQPLDPDDYDKDLSFIKVENVGRRFLVNRVQDYIQSKIVYYLMNIQVHSHSLYLCRHGESNHNMEGRIGGDSELSPGGKQFAHALHRFIEEHKLSDLKVWTSQLRRTIQTAEELIVPYEQWKILNEIDAGVCEEMTYDMIQKSFPEEFVLRDQDKYHYRYPGGESYQDLVQRLEPVIMELERQGNVLVICHQAVMRCLLAYFLDKSADDLPYLKCPLHTVLKLTPVAYGCKVEMFYLNVKAVNTHRDRPLPRIGSCFLTPCVKESTMTTQKLVAVSTSE; encoded by the exons ATGTCAGCAACCATTCAGAGAAAGACTGGCTTGGCCAACTCTGCTGAAGCCAAGAAAACAGAGCTCAGAATTAATGAGAAGAAATGCT CATGGGCATCCTACATGACAAACTCTCCCACAGTGATCGTAATGATCGGCCTACCTGCCAGGGGAAAGACCTACATGTCTAAGAAACTGACACGATATCTCAACTGGATAGGGGTGCCAACCAAAG TGTTTAACTTGGGTGTCTACCGCCGAGAGGCCGTCAAAGCTTACAAGTCCTACGACTTCTTCAGGCACGACAACAAGGAAGCCATGGAAATAAGGAA ACGGTGTGCCCTGGTAGCCCTGGAGGATGTGAAGGGATATCTAACTGAAGAAGGTGGACAAATCGCT GTATTTGATGCAACAAACACaacaagggagaggagagacctcATTCTTGGTTTTGGGAAAGAGAATGCATTCAAG GTGTTCTTTGTGGAGTCAGTGTGTGACGACCCAGAAGTCATTGCTGCTAATATTCTG GAGGTGAAGGTATCCAGTCCAGACTAcccagagaggcacagagagagagtgatggatgaCTTTCTCAAACGCATAGAGTGCTATAAGGTTACATACCAACCTTTGGATCCCGATGACTATGACAA GGACCTCTCCTTCATCAAGGTGGAGAATGTGGGCCGGCGCTTCCTGGTGAACCGGGTGCAGGACTACATCCAGAGTAAGATAGTGTACTACCTCATGAACATCCAAGTGCACTCTCACTCCCTCTACCTGTGCCGGCATGGAGAGAGCAATCACAACATGGAGGGCCGTATCGGAGGGGACTCGGAGCTCTCCCCAGGAGGAAAACAG TTTGCTCATGCCTTGCACCGCTTCATTGAGGAGCACAAACTGTCTGACTTGAAGGTGTGGACTAGCCAACTGAGACGCACCATCCAGACTGCTGAGGAGCTGATTGTGCCCTATGAACAGTGGAAAATCCTCAACGAGATCGATGCT GGTGTGTGTGAGGAGATGACCTATGATATGATCCAGAAATCCTTCCCAGAGGAGTTTGTCCTGAGGGACCAGGACAAGTACCACTACCGCTACCCAGGGGGAGAG TCCTACCAGGACCTGGTGCAGCGGTTAGAGCCTGTCATCATGGAGCTAGAGAGACAGGGCAACGTGCTGGTTATCTGTCACCAGGCTGTCATGCGCTGCCTGCTGGCCTACTTCTTGGATAAGAGTGCAG ATGACTTGCCCTACCTGAAATGTCCACTGCACACAGTGCTCAAACTCACTCCTGTTGCATATG GCTGTAAAGTGGAAATGTTTTATCTTAATGTGAAGGCAGTGAACACACATCGCGACCGACCACTT CCTCGTATAGGAAGCTGTTTTCT GACTCCCTGTGTGAAGGAGTCGACTATGACAACCCAGAAACTAGTGGCTGTTTCCACTTCTGAGTGA
- the LOC115150734 gene encoding 6-phosphofructo-2-kinase/fructose-2,6-bisphosphatase 2 isoform X6, with the protein MSATIQRKTGLANSAEAKKTELRINEKKCSWASYMTNSPTVIVMIGLPARGKTYMSKKLTRYLNWIGVPTKVFNLGVYRREAVKAYKSYDFFRHDNKEAMEIRKRCALVALEDVKGYLTEEGGQIAVFDATNTTRERRDLILGFGKENAFKVFFVESVCDDPEVIAANILEVKVSSPDYPERHRERVMDDFLKRIECYKVTYQPLDPDDYDKDLSFIKVENVGRRFLVNRVQDYIQSKIVYYLMNIQVHSHSLYLCRHGESNHNMEGRIGGDSELSPGGKQFAHALHRFIEEHKLSDLKVWTSQLRRTIQTAEELIVPYEQWKILNEIDAGVCEEMTYDMIQKSFPEEFVLRDQDKYHYRYPGGESYQDLVQRLEPVIMELERQGNVLVICHQAVMRCLLAYFLDKSADDLPYLKCPLHTVLKLTPVAYGTGHINFSATFPRL; encoded by the exons ATGTCAGCAACCATTCAGAGAAAGACTGGCTTGGCCAACTCTGCTGAAGCCAAGAAAACAGAGCTCAGAATTAATGAGAAGAAATGCT CATGGGCATCCTACATGACAAACTCTCCCACAGTGATCGTAATGATCGGCCTACCTGCCAGGGGAAAGACCTACATGTCTAAGAAACTGACACGATATCTCAACTGGATAGGGGTGCCAACCAAAG TGTTTAACTTGGGTGTCTACCGCCGAGAGGCCGTCAAAGCTTACAAGTCCTACGACTTCTTCAGGCACGACAACAAGGAAGCCATGGAAATAAGGAA ACGGTGTGCCCTGGTAGCCCTGGAGGATGTGAAGGGATATCTAACTGAAGAAGGTGGACAAATCGCT GTATTTGATGCAACAAACACaacaagggagaggagagacctcATTCTTGGTTTTGGGAAAGAGAATGCATTCAAG GTGTTCTTTGTGGAGTCAGTGTGTGACGACCCAGAAGTCATTGCTGCTAATATTCTG GAGGTGAAGGTATCCAGTCCAGACTAcccagagaggcacagagagagagtgatggatgaCTTTCTCAAACGCATAGAGTGCTATAAGGTTACATACCAACCTTTGGATCCCGATGACTATGACAA GGACCTCTCCTTCATCAAGGTGGAGAATGTGGGCCGGCGCTTCCTGGTGAACCGGGTGCAGGACTACATCCAGAGTAAGATAGTGTACTACCTCATGAACATCCAAGTGCACTCTCACTCCCTCTACCTGTGCCGGCATGGAGAGAGCAATCACAACATGGAGGGCCGTATCGGAGGGGACTCGGAGCTCTCCCCAGGAGGAAAACAG TTTGCTCATGCCTTGCACCGCTTCATTGAGGAGCACAAACTGTCTGACTTGAAGGTGTGGACTAGCCAACTGAGACGCACCATCCAGACTGCTGAGGAGCTGATTGTGCCCTATGAACAGTGGAAAATCCTCAACGAGATCGATGCT GGTGTGTGTGAGGAGATGACCTATGATATGATCCAGAAATCCTTCCCAGAGGAGTTTGTCCTGAGGGACCAGGACAAGTACCACTACCGCTACCCAGGGGGAGAG TCCTACCAGGACCTGGTGCAGCGGTTAGAGCCTGTCATCATGGAGCTAGAGAGACAGGGCAACGTGCTGGTTATCTGTCACCAGGCTGTCATGCGCTGCCTGCTGGCCTACTTCTTGGATAAGAGTGCAG ATGACTTGCCCTACCTGAAATGTCCACTGCACACAGTGCTCAAACTCACTCCTGTTGCATATG GAACGGGTCACATCAATTTCTCTGCAACTTTCCCCAGGCTGTAA
- the LOC115150734 gene encoding 6-phosphofructo-2-kinase/fructose-2,6-bisphosphatase 2 isoform X3 — translation MSATIQRKTGLANSAEAKKTELRINEKKCLIVMIGLPARGKTYMSKKLTRYLNWIGVPTKVFNLGVYRREAVKAYKSYDFFRHDNKEAMEIRKRCALVALEDVKGYLTEEGGQIAVFDATNTTRERRDLILGFGKENAFKVFFVESVCDDPEVIAANILEVKVSSPDYPERHRERVMDDFLKRIECYKVTYQPLDPDDYDKDLSFIKVENVGRRFLVNRVQDYIQSKIVYYLMNIQVHSHSLYLCRHGESNHNMEGRIGGDSELSPGGKQFAHALHRFIEEHKLSDLKVWTSQLRRTIQTAEELIVPYEQWKILNEIDAGVCEEMTYDMIQKSFPEEFVLRDQDKYHYRYPGGESYQDLVQRLEPVIMELERQGNVLVICHQAVMRCLLAYFLDKSADDLPYLKCPLHTVLKLTPVAYGCKVEMFYLNVKAVNTHRDRPLDNVPRDAAPMLLRRNSYTPLSSHDQFKRPRLYSAGNRPWLPEMPEGMLQQSQVSVKNWRPLNESLLIQLGHLPLPTCHPKPIPLYP, via the exons ATGTCAGCAACCATTCAGAGAAAGACTGGCTTGGCCAACTCTGCTGAAGCCAAGAAAACAGAGCTCAGAATTAATGAGAAGAAATGCT TGATCGTAATGATCGGCCTACCTGCCAGGGGAAAGACCTACATGTCTAAGAAACTGACACGATATCTCAACTGGATAGGGGTGCCAACCAAAG TGTTTAACTTGGGTGTCTACCGCCGAGAGGCCGTCAAAGCTTACAAGTCCTACGACTTCTTCAGGCACGACAACAAGGAAGCCATGGAAATAAGGAA ACGGTGTGCCCTGGTAGCCCTGGAGGATGTGAAGGGATATCTAACTGAAGAAGGTGGACAAATCGCT GTATTTGATGCAACAAACACaacaagggagaggagagacctcATTCTTGGTTTTGGGAAAGAGAATGCATTCAAG GTGTTCTTTGTGGAGTCAGTGTGTGACGACCCAGAAGTCATTGCTGCTAATATTCTG GAGGTGAAGGTATCCAGTCCAGACTAcccagagaggcacagagagagagtgatggatgaCTTTCTCAAACGCATAGAGTGCTATAAGGTTACATACCAACCTTTGGATCCCGATGACTATGACAA GGACCTCTCCTTCATCAAGGTGGAGAATGTGGGCCGGCGCTTCCTGGTGAACCGGGTGCAGGACTACATCCAGAGTAAGATAGTGTACTACCTCATGAACATCCAAGTGCACTCTCACTCCCTCTACCTGTGCCGGCATGGAGAGAGCAATCACAACATGGAGGGCCGTATCGGAGGGGACTCGGAGCTCTCCCCAGGAGGAAAACAG TTTGCTCATGCCTTGCACCGCTTCATTGAGGAGCACAAACTGTCTGACTTGAAGGTGTGGACTAGCCAACTGAGACGCACCATCCAGACTGCTGAGGAGCTGATTGTGCCCTATGAACAGTGGAAAATCCTCAACGAGATCGATGCT GGTGTGTGTGAGGAGATGACCTATGATATGATCCAGAAATCCTTCCCAGAGGAGTTTGTCCTGAGGGACCAGGACAAGTACCACTACCGCTACCCAGGGGGAGAG TCCTACCAGGACCTGGTGCAGCGGTTAGAGCCTGTCATCATGGAGCTAGAGAGACAGGGCAACGTGCTGGTTATCTGTCACCAGGCTGTCATGCGCTGCCTGCTGGCCTACTTCTTGGATAAGAGTGCAG ATGACTTGCCCTACCTGAAATGTCCACTGCACACAGTGCTCAAACTCACTCCTGTTGCATATG GCTGTAAAGTGGAAATGTTTTATCTTAATGTGAAGGCAGTGAACACACATCGCGACCGACCACTT GATAATGTCCCGAGGGACGCAGCTCCCATGCTGCTCCGGCGGAATAGTTATACCCCCCTGTCCAGTCACGACCAGTTCAAGCGGCCCAGGCTCTACAGTGCCGGCAACCGGCCCTGGCTCCCCGAGATGCCAGAGGGGATGCTGCAGCAAAGCCAAGTTAGTGTCAAAAATTGGCGCCCACTTAATGAATCACTCTTAATTCAACTCGGTCACCTCCCTCTTCCCACCTGCCACCCCAAGCCAATCCCTCTTTATCCTTAG
- the LOC115150733 gene encoding ubiquitin thioesterase OTU1, giving the protein MLRLRCKTKNGSHIMQGLTHQSSVQELKSKVEELTGIPCDVQKIMVGYPPSSLDIRNGNAHLRDYHIKSGDTLIVEEEKNKMKTQTTNSAVTKGPYLESLPVLARRVVPADNSCLFTSVSYVVEGGVYDPACAPEMRGLITQIVSSNPMAYSEAVLGKTNEEYCTWIRRDDTWGGAIEVSILSKFHQCEICVVDTQTVRVDRFGEDAGYHKRVLLIYDGIHYDPLQKETPGSDAPPQTIFSTKDDIILAQALELADEARRKRQFTDLNRFALRCLVCQTGLVGQKEAREHAKETGHANFGEV; this is encoded by the exons ATGTTGCGTCTGCGTTGTAAGACCAAAAATGGGAGCCACATAATGCAGGGCCTGACCCACCAGTCCAGTGTGCAGGAGCTGAAGAGCAAGGTAGAGGAGCTTACTGGTATTCCCTGTGATGTACAGAAGATCATGGTTGGCTACCCTCCCTCCAGCTTGGACATCCGAAACGGAAATGCTCACCTAAGGGACTACCATATCAAATCAG GAGACACTCTCATTGTTGAGGAGGAGAAGAACAAGATGAAGACCCAGACCACAAATTCAGCTGTAACCAAGGGACCCTACCTAGAGTCTCTCCCGGTGCTGGCCAGACGGGTCGTTCCAGCAGACAACTCCTGCCTGTTCACCAGTGTCTCCTACGTGGTAGAGGGGGGGGTATATGACCCAGCTTGTGCCCCCGAGATGCGAGGCCTCATCACCCAGATTGTGTCCAGCAACCCCATGGCTTACTCTGAGGCGGTGTTGGGAAAGACCAACGAGGAGTACTGCACCTGGATCAGACGTGACGACACCTGGGGCGGAGCCATCGAGGTGTCCATCCTGTCTAAGTTCCACCAATGTGAGATCTGTGTAGTGGACACGCAGACGGTGCGTGTGGATCGATTTGGTGAGGACGCTGGCTACCACAAACGAGTGCTGCTCATCTACGACGGCATCCACTACGACCCACTACAAAAGGAGACGCCCGGCTCCGACGCTCCACCCCAGACCATCTTCTCCACCAAAGACGACATCATCCTGGCCCAGGCCCTGGAGCTGGCAGATGAGGCGCGAAGGAAGCGGCAGTTTACGGACCTTAACCGCTTTGCCCTGCGCTGCCTGGTGTGTCAGACAGGCCTAGTAGGACAGAAGGAGGCCCGGGAACATGCTAAGGAGACGGGCCATGCCAACTTTGGAGAGGTGTGA